The window TGTGCATTGGACGCACAGAGAGACGTCATCCTGGTTCCGGTGGTCGGCCTGAATAGAAAGGTCCGAGCGCAGCCGGTCACCGGCGACTGAAGTCGCAGCAACAACCACGGGAAGCCTCGCAAGCTGCGCGAGGCTGATCCGCGCATTCTGTGGCATCAGCGCTCACGATCAATCTCCTTTCATCCTCCCCGGACGCGCGTAGCGCGGGGAAGACTCAGGATGACGTCGGGTTGATGCAGCGAGGATGCACGAACTGAATTCCCGAACTCGGTGATCCTGATAGGCTCATTGGCCCCAGGTCGCATCCCCGCGGCCTGGGGCCTTTCTTCCGCTCCGGATTTCCCGGATCTCCGGCGGAGATTTTCCGATCGCCCGATCTCCTTCTGCTCCTCCGCTGCTCCGCGCGAGACAAGTCGTTTGCGGGCTTCGCCTTGAAACCGCCACCGAAGCGCATCCGTAATCGGCGGGGCGGGGACTGGACGCAGCGTTCGGCGTCCCCCCCGTCCGGACCCGCGCGGCCCGTTCCGGGGCGCTTGTCGCCCCTCCGCGCGCCGGGTATGTTGACGCTTCCCATCACCGTCCCCGATGACGCCTCGTTCCGCGCCTCCCCTTGATCCATCTTCCCGCCCTCTCCGGCCCGTTCCGCACCCGTCCGGCGCTCCGCGCGGAGCGGCGCGCGCCGTGAGCGGGCGCGAGTGGCTGGTCGAGGCGCACGGCTGCCGTCCGGCGGCGCTGGCGGACCTGGCCACGCTGCGGGCGCTGTTCGCGCGCATGGTCGGCGAGCTGGGGCTGCACCCCGTGGCCGAGCCGCAGTGGCACCAGTTCCCCGGCCCCGGCGGCATCACCGGGCTGTGCCTGCTGGCCGAGAGCCACTGGTCGGTGCACACCTTTCCCGAGCACGGCTCGCTCTGCCTGGACCTGTTCTGCTGCGTCCCCCGGCCGGAGTGGAACTACGAGGCGCGCCTGGGCGAGCTGTTCGGCGCCACCGGGGTGGTGGTGCGCGCGGTGGAGCGTCCGTACGCCGCCGTGCCGGCCGGGAGCGCCGCGTGACGCGCGCCACCGCCTCGTGCCCCAGCTGCGGCGCGCCGGTGGAGTTCGTCTCGGCCGCCAGCGTGCAGACCACCTGCCGCTACTGCACCTCGGTGCTGGTGCGCACCGACCTGGACCTGCGCGCCGTGGGCGTGAAGTCCACCGTGCCGCCTTCCGTCTCGCCCATCCGGCTGGGCACGCGCGGCTCGGACGGGGGCCGCCGCTTCCAGGTGGTGGGCCGGCTGGTGTACGCGTACGAGCGCGGCCGCTGGAACGAGTGGCACCTGGCGTACGACGACGGCGGCACCGGCTGGCTCTCCGACGCGCAGGCCGAGTACGCCATCACGGCGCAGGTGCCCTCCGCGCCGGTCCCCACCGCGGACCAGGCGCGCCCGGGGACGAAGGTGACCGTCGGCGGCGAGCCCTACACGGTGGGCTCGCTCACGCGGGCGCGCTACGCCGGCACCGAGGGCGAGCTGCCGTTCGAGCGGTGGGAGCCCGGGGAGATGAGCTTCGCCGACCTGCGCGGCGAGGGCGGCCGCTTCGCCACCCTCGACTACAGCGAGAACCCCCCGCTGCTGTTCGCCGGGCGGTGGGTGGCGTTCGACGACCTGGCGCTCTCGGAGCTGCGCGAGCCCGAGGAGGTGAAGGCCGCGGCGCTGACGGTGGCGTGCCCCAACTGCGGCGGCAGCGTCACCGTGCACGCCGCCGGCCTCACCGTGAGCGTGGTGTGCGCGCACTGCCGGTCGGTGCTCGACGCGCGGAGCAGCGCCTTCAAGGTGCTGCAGACGTACCACGCGCGGCTGGAGCACACGCCGAAGATCCCGCTCGGCACGCCGGGAACGCTGAACGGCCGGGCGTGGGAGGTGATCGGCTTCCAGGTGCGCTCCATCCGCGTGGAGGGGCGAGACTATCCGTGGGACGAGTACCTGCTCTTCTCGCCGCGCTACGGCTTCTGCTATCTCACCGAGTACCAGGGGCACTGGAACCGCGGCGAGACCATCCGCGGCGTTCCCCGCACGGTGACGGCGGGGATGCGGCCGGCGGCCGAGCTGGACGGGCGCGTCTTCCGGCACTTCCAGCGGGCGAAGGCGGAGACGACGTTCGTCCTGGGCGAGTTCCCGTGGGAGGTGCGGGCGGGCGACCGGGCGAAGGTGAGCGACTTCGTGGCGCCGCCGTACATGCTCTCGTCGGAGGAGACGGAGGGCGAGACCACGTGGACGCTCTCGGAGTACGTTCCCGGCGCGGCGGTGTGGAAGGCGTTCGGGATGAAGGGCTCGCCGCCTTCGCCGCGCGGCGTGTACGCCAACGAGCCCGCGCCGGCCACCGGGGTGCGGGGGAAGTGGGCCGCGGCCCTGGCGATGCTGGCGCTGCTGGTGGCGCTCGCCATGGTGCACTACTCCGCGGGCGGCGGCACGGTCGGCACCCCGCACCGCTACGGCTTCGACCCGCTCACGCCGCAGGAGCAGCAGGCGCAGGTGATCGGGCCGCTGGTGCTGGGCGGGCGCACCAGCAACGTGGAGGTCGACGTCGAGGCCGTGCTGAACAACAGCTGGGCGTACTTCGACCTGTCGCTGGCCGACTCGGCCGGGCAGGCCACGCAGTTCGGCAAGGAAGTGAGCTACTACCAGGGCGTGGAAGACGGCGAGCGGTGGAGCGAGGGCTCGCCGCGCGGAAGCGTGCGCGTTCCCAGCGTGCCGCCGGGACGCTACTGGCTGCGCGTGGAGCCGCAGGGCGAGCTGCCGTACAGCTACGAGGTGAAGGTGCGCCGCGACGTACCCATGGGGTGGATGTACCTGGTCGCCGCGCTCCTCCTCCTCCTTCCGCCCGGGCTGGCCACGCTGCGCTCGGGGCTCTTCGAGACGCAGCGCTGGGCCGAGAGCGACTACGCGCCCAACGACTGACGGGCGGGGATGGCGGCGGGGCGCGTTGGCACCTCGGTAAGCAGTCCCAAGTCCCAAGTCCTAAGTGCCAAGTGACAATTGCAAAGAGTTAGAGATCCGGAGACTCGGGGCTCAGGACGCAGCACTCAGCACTCAGCACTCAGCACTCAGCACTCAGCACTTAGGACTTAGGACTTAGGACTTAGGACTTAGGACTTTCGGCTCGATTCACCTCCCACCACGAATTCGCATGCTGCGTGGAGTGCGCGGGTACCTGCTGTACGGGGCCACGGTGCTGTCGCTGCTGGGGTGGGCGGAGTACCGCGGCTGGTCGCCGTTCGGGCCGCCGCGGCCGGGCGCCGCGGGGCCGCGCTCGGTGCGCGACAACCCCGGCGCGTACCGGCCGCACTACTCCGGCTCGGGGCGCTACGTGGGGGGCAAATGACAACGGGAGGCGCATGGACGACCTGATGCAGCACCTGGTGGCGGCGCTCGTTTACGCGCTGCTGGGGATCGTGATCTTCGTGGTCGCGTTCGTGGTCGTGGACCGGCTCACGCCCGGATCGCTGTGGAAGGAGATCATCGACGAGCACAACACGGCGCTGGCGGTGATGATGGGCGCCATCTCCATCGGCATCTCCATCATCATCGCGGCGGCCATCTGGTAGAGCCGGCCGAGGTGGACGCGGGTCCACGGGGCGGCGGCG of the Longimicrobium sp. genome contains:
- the speD gene encoding S-adenosylmethionine decarboxylase — encoded protein: MSGREWLVEAHGCRPAALADLATLRALFARMVGELGLHPVAEPQWHQFPGPGGITGLCLLAESHWSVHTFPEHGSLCLDLFCCVPRPEWNYEARLGELFGATGVVVRAVERPYAAVPAGSAA
- a CDS encoding DUF350 domain-containing protein, which translates into the protein MDDLMQHLVAALVYALLGIVIFVVAFVVVDRLTPGSLWKEIIDEHNTALAVMMGAISIGISIIIAAAIW
- a CDS encoding DUF4178 domain-containing protein — encoded protein: MTRATASCPSCGAPVEFVSAASVQTTCRYCTSVLVRTDLDLRAVGVKSTVPPSVSPIRLGTRGSDGGRRFQVVGRLVYAYERGRWNEWHLAYDDGGTGWLSDAQAEYAITAQVPSAPVPTADQARPGTKVTVGGEPYTVGSLTRARYAGTEGELPFERWEPGEMSFADLRGEGGRFATLDYSENPPLLFAGRWVAFDDLALSELREPEEVKAAALTVACPNCGGSVTVHAAGLTVSVVCAHCRSVLDARSSAFKVLQTYHARLEHTPKIPLGTPGTLNGRAWEVIGFQVRSIRVEGRDYPWDEYLLFSPRYGFCYLTEYQGHWNRGETIRGVPRTVTAGMRPAAELDGRVFRHFQRAKAETTFVLGEFPWEVRAGDRAKVSDFVAPPYMLSSEETEGETTWTLSEYVPGAAVWKAFGMKGSPPSPRGVYANEPAPATGVRGKWAAALAMLALLVALAMVHYSAGGGTVGTPHRYGFDPLTPQEQQAQVIGPLVLGGRTSNVEVDVEAVLNNSWAYFDLSLADSAGQATQFGKEVSYYQGVEDGERWSEGSPRGSVRVPSVPPGRYWLRVEPQGELPYSYEVKVRRDVPMGWMYLVAALLLLLPPGLATLRSGLFETQRWAESDYAPND